One Leifsonia shinshuensis DNA window includes the following coding sequences:
- the treS gene encoding maltose alpha-D-glucosyltransferase, with the protein MDEPIGTARTTDSTEPDTTELEAGGLEAGGLEPGETESPEPESQETEITYDEQLYPARPRRLRPRANLRGGSIRRTVSDPRAANGLNPAYVQWLVRQSMLKDADVLSRQLSGSPSMWRNPYARPDARRAVSTSDVWFTAYPISLITRRDQTFLAALADPELWSVFERIGINGVHTGPVKRAGGLRGWQETPSVDGHFDRIGTQIDPIFGDEETFQRMTDVAEEHGGVVIDDIVPGHTGKGADFRLAEMAYKDYPGIYHMVEIPPEEWHLLPEVPEHRDSVNLDPATEASLAERGYIIGELQRVIFYAPGVKETNWSVTAPVVGVDGVTRRWVYLHYFKEGQPSVNWLDPTFSGMRLVIGDALHSLGDLGTSALRLDANGFLGVEKSAEGLPAWSEGHPLSHAANHVIAGMVRKVGGFTFQELNLTVEDIRDTGAVGADLSYDFINRPAYHHALATGDTEFLRLTLRTSLELGVEPASLVHGLQNHDELTYELVHWATLHKNDLYPFRYQEMPGGELAELIRSELVEKLTAPTADFNLVFTTNGIACTTASLIAATQGHATLDSITEADIPAIRDAHLLLAAFNAWQPGVFALSGWDLLGALTLPRDQVADLIADGDTRWIERGAHDLLGVAPEEERSASGMPRARSLYGTLPEQLARPDSFASGLRDLLRIRSRYGIATARQVDVPDVAHPGMLVLVHELETLDEHGLPIVQLSVLNMSAEAVDGTVRSDALPLGATVIDAGDDSEVTTVDNLSSFPLSIGPYGVRFLVLRRAEG; encoded by the coding sequence ATGGACGAGCCGATCGGAACCGCCCGCACCACGGACAGCACCGAGCCCGACACCACCGAACTCGAGGCCGGGGGGCTCGAAGCAGGGGGACTCGAACCCGGGGAGACGGAATCCCCGGAGCCGGAGTCCCAGGAGACCGAGATCACCTACGACGAACAGCTCTACCCGGCCCGGCCTCGCCGGTTGCGGCCGCGTGCCAACCTGCGCGGCGGCAGCATCCGCCGCACCGTCTCCGACCCGCGCGCGGCCAACGGCCTGAACCCGGCTTACGTGCAGTGGCTGGTCCGCCAGTCGATGCTGAAGGACGCCGACGTGCTCAGCCGTCAGCTCTCCGGCTCGCCCAGCATGTGGCGGAACCCCTACGCGCGGCCGGACGCGCGCCGCGCGGTGTCGACCTCCGACGTGTGGTTCACCGCCTATCCGATCTCGCTGATCACGCGGCGTGACCAGACGTTCCTCGCCGCCCTCGCCGACCCCGAGCTGTGGAGCGTGTTCGAGCGGATCGGCATCAACGGCGTGCACACCGGCCCGGTGAAGCGCGCCGGCGGCCTCCGCGGCTGGCAGGAGACCCCGAGCGTCGACGGCCACTTCGACCGGATCGGCACGCAGATCGACCCGATCTTCGGCGACGAGGAGACCTTCCAGCGGATGACGGACGTCGCCGAGGAGCACGGCGGCGTGGTCATCGACGACATCGTGCCGGGCCACACCGGCAAGGGCGCCGACTTCCGCCTCGCCGAGATGGCCTACAAGGACTACCCCGGCATCTATCACATGGTCGAGATCCCGCCGGAGGAGTGGCACCTGCTGCCCGAGGTCCCGGAGCACCGCGACTCGGTCAACCTCGACCCCGCGACCGAGGCCTCCCTCGCCGAGCGCGGCTACATCATCGGCGAGCTGCAGCGCGTCATCTTCTACGCGCCCGGCGTCAAGGAGACCAACTGGAGCGTCACCGCGCCGGTGGTCGGCGTCGACGGCGTCACCCGCCGCTGGGTCTACCTGCACTACTTCAAGGAGGGCCAGCCCTCGGTCAACTGGCTGGACCCGACGTTCTCGGGGATGCGGCTGGTGATCGGCGACGCCCTCCACTCGCTCGGCGACCTGGGCACGAGCGCGCTGCGGCTGGACGCGAACGGCTTCCTCGGCGTCGAGAAGAGCGCTGAGGGCCTGCCGGCCTGGTCGGAGGGCCACCCGCTCTCGCACGCGGCCAACCACGTCATCGCCGGCATGGTCCGCAAGGTCGGCGGCTTCACCTTCCAGGAGCTCAACCTGACGGTGGAGGACATCCGCGACACCGGAGCGGTCGGCGCCGACCTGTCGTACGACTTCATCAACCGGCCCGCGTATCACCACGCCCTCGCGACCGGCGACACGGAGTTCCTGCGGCTGACCCTGCGCACGTCGCTGGAGCTGGGGGTGGAGCCGGCGAGCCTGGTCCACGGCCTCCAGAACCACGACGAGCTGACCTACGAGCTGGTGCACTGGGCGACGCTGCACAAGAACGACCTGTACCCGTTCCGGTACCAGGAGATGCCGGGCGGCGAGCTGGCCGAGCTGATCCGGTCGGAGCTGGTGGAGAAGCTGACCGCGCCGACCGCGGACTTCAACCTGGTGTTCACGACGAACGGGATCGCCTGCACCACGGCCTCCCTCATCGCTGCGACGCAGGGCCACGCGACGCTGGACTCCATCACGGAGGCCGACATCCCGGCGATCCGCGACGCGCACCTGCTGCTCGCGGCGTTCAACGCCTGGCAGCCGGGCGTCTTCGCGCTGTCGGGCTGGGACCTGCTCGGCGCGCTCACCCTCCCCCGCGACCAGGTCGCCGACCTGATCGCCGACGGCGACACCCGCTGGATCGAGCGCGGCGCCCACGACCTCCTGGGCGTGGCCCCGGAGGAGGAGCGCTCGGCGTCCGGGATGCCGCGGGCCCGCTCGCTGTACGGCACGCTGCCGGAGCAGCTCGCCCGCCCGGACTCGTTCGCGAGCGGTCTGCGCGATCTGCTGCGCATCCGCTCCCGCTACGGCATCGCGACGGCCCGCCAGGTCGACGTGCCCGACGTGGCGCACCCGGGGATGCTGGTCCTCGTCCACGAGCTGGAGACGCTGGACGAGCACGGCCTCCCGATCGTGCAGCTGTCGGTGCTCAACATGAGCGCGGAGGCGGTCGACGGCACGGTCCGCTCGGACGCGCTGCCGCTCGGCGCGACCGTGATCGACGCCGGGGACGACAGCGAGGTCACGACGGTCGACAACCTCAGCAGCTTCCCGCTGAGCATCGGGCCGTACGGGGTGCGGTTCCTGGTGCTGCGGCGGGCGGAAGGGTGA
- a CDS encoding group III truncated hemoglobin — protein MPHDLRSRDDVERLVVEFYRRAFADPLIGPIFTDIAHMDLGAHLPIMCDFWETVLFRAGVYRRNALQVHRDLHALTPLLPEHFDRWLLVWNGAVDDLFAGEKAQLAKVQADRIAGSIGRRLAGSSGSGFETIGTRPVPREGEA, from the coding sequence GTGCCGCACGACCTCCGCTCCCGCGATGACGTCGAGCGCCTGGTCGTGGAGTTCTACCGCCGAGCGTTCGCCGACCCGCTCATCGGCCCGATCTTCACCGACATCGCGCACATGGACCTGGGGGCGCACCTCCCGATCATGTGCGACTTCTGGGAGACGGTGCTCTTCCGCGCGGGCGTCTACCGCCGCAACGCCCTCCAGGTGCACCGCGACCTCCACGCGCTGACCCCGCTGCTGCCGGAGCACTTCGATCGCTGGCTGCTGGTCTGGAACGGGGCTGTCGACGACCTGTTCGCGGGGGAGAAGGCCCAGCTGGCGAAGGTGCAGGCGGACCGCATCGCCGGCTCGATCGGGCGGCGGCTGGCCGGCTCCTCCGGCAGCGGTTTCGAGACGATCGGGACCCGGCCCGTGCCCCGCGAAGGAGAAGCATGA
- a CDS encoding molybdopterin molybdotransferase MoeA: MSGHAGRPSWHEARGIAAAAGTALPPESVPLHAAIGRRLAADLVTPIDLPHFASAAMDGWLVVGDGPWTLVEASPGRGEASPIVTGALVPADAFAVLRSESGEVAGGVLRSTVAGEPRAGHHIRRPGTEALSGERLIAAGALLNPAHVALAAATGADELSVAAVPSVALVFTGDEVVTSGVPEPGRVRDSFAVQLPSLIGTLGGRVTGTARVPDRLDDTVAALRDADASLIVTTGGTGTSSADHLRDALLAVGARLLVDGVAMRPGGPTRIAQLPDGRLVAALPGNPLAAMVSAITLVEPLLAGLAGRPPEPVRTVRGSAVDGRAGSTVLVPYAEADGRAVVAAWRGAAMMRGLAGASGILVVPPEGLRDGEDAECVPVPWLR, translated from the coding sequence GTGAGCGGGCACGCTGGTCGGCCGTCCTGGCACGAGGCGCGGGGCATCGCCGCCGCCGCCGGCACCGCGCTCCCGCCCGAGAGCGTGCCGCTGCACGCCGCGATCGGACGACGGCTGGCGGCCGACCTCGTGACGCCGATCGACCTGCCGCATTTCGCGTCGGCGGCGATGGACGGCTGGCTGGTCGTCGGCGACGGTCCCTGGACGCTGGTGGAGGCCTCTCCGGGCCGCGGTGAGGCGAGCCCGATCGTCACGGGCGCGCTGGTGCCCGCCGACGCGTTCGCGGTGCTCCGCAGCGAGAGCGGGGAGGTCGCCGGCGGTGTGCTGCGCTCGACCGTGGCCGGTGAGCCGCGGGCCGGGCACCACATCCGGCGGCCGGGCACGGAGGCGCTGAGCGGGGAGCGGCTGATCGCCGCCGGAGCCCTCCTGAACCCGGCGCACGTCGCCCTCGCCGCCGCGACGGGAGCCGACGAGCTGTCGGTGGCGGCCGTCCCGTCGGTCGCGCTCGTGTTCACGGGCGACGAGGTCGTGACCTCCGGGGTGCCCGAGCCGGGGCGGGTGCGCGACAGCTTCGCCGTGCAGCTGCCGTCGCTGATCGGGACGCTCGGCGGCCGGGTGACCGGCACGGCGCGGGTGCCCGACCGGCTGGATGACACGGTGGCGGCACTGCGCGACGCCGATGCGTCCCTGATCGTCACGACGGGCGGCACCGGGACGTCGTCGGCCGACCACCTCCGCGACGCCCTGCTCGCTGTGGGCGCGCGCCTGCTGGTCGACGGGGTCGCGATGCGGCCGGGCGGCCCGACGCGGATCGCGCAGCTGCCGGACGGACGGCTCGTCGCAGCGCTCCCGGGCAACCCGCTCGCCGCGATGGTGTCCGCGATCACGCTCGTGGAGCCGCTGCTCGCCGGGCTCGCGGGGCGGCCTCCGGAGCCGGTGCGGACGGTGCGCGGCTCCGCGGTCGACGGCCGCGCGGGGTCCACGGTGCTCGTGCCCTACGCGGAGGCCGACGGGCGGGCGGTGGTCGCGGCGTGGCGCGGGGCGGCGATGATGCGCGGGCTCGCCGGGGCGAGCGGGATCCTGGTCGTGCCGCCGGAAGGTCTCCGGGACGGGGAGGACGCGGAGTGCGTCCCCGTGCCGTGGCTGCGCTGA
- the fdhD gene encoding formate dehydrogenase accessory sulfurtransferase FdhD, with translation MSRTTSRKQITRIVVGESRSRREDVLAVEEPLEIRVAGTPLSITMRTPGSDFDLAAGFLVSEGVISHGDQLSAIRFCAGDTADGENTYNVLDVTLAPGVPRPDASLDRNFYMTSSCGLCGKASIDAVRTRSAHPVDADPVTVTDELLTTLPDRLREGQAMFEKTGGLHAAALFDAATGTLLVLREDVGRHNAVDKVVGWALKEGRLPLSGTVLMVSGRASFELVQKASMAGIPILAAVSAPSSLAVDLGRELGLTVVGFLRGSSMVVYSGAERIVVTEAHPAESHSAEPADSTQKAMA, from the coding sequence ATGAGTCGCACGACATCGCGAAAACAGATCACGCGCATCGTCGTCGGTGAATCGCGCAGCCGCCGGGAGGACGTGCTGGCCGTCGAGGAGCCGCTCGAGATCCGGGTGGCCGGCACGCCGCTCTCGATCACCATGCGCACGCCGGGGAGCGACTTCGACCTGGCGGCCGGGTTCCTCGTGTCGGAGGGCGTGATCTCGCACGGCGACCAGCTCAGCGCGATCCGCTTCTGCGCCGGAGACACGGCCGACGGGGAGAACACCTACAACGTCCTCGACGTCACGCTGGCCCCCGGTGTCCCGCGGCCGGACGCGAGCCTCGACCGCAACTTCTACATGACCAGCTCCTGCGGGCTCTGCGGCAAGGCGAGCATCGACGCCGTGCGCACCCGCTCCGCACACCCGGTCGACGCCGACCCGGTCACCGTCACCGACGAGCTGCTCACCACGCTGCCGGACCGCCTGCGCGAGGGCCAGGCGATGTTCGAGAAGACCGGAGGCCTCCACGCTGCGGCCCTGTTCGACGCCGCGACCGGGACGCTGCTCGTGCTGCGCGAGGATGTCGGACGCCACAACGCCGTCGACAAGGTGGTCGGCTGGGCGCTCAAGGAGGGTCGCCTGCCGCTGAGCGGGACCGTGCTGATGGTCTCCGGCCGGGCGAGTTTCGAGCTGGTCCAGAAGGCGTCGATGGCGGGCATCCCGATCCTGGCGGCGGTCTCGGCGCCGTCCTCGCTCGCGGTCGACCTCGGCCGGGAGCTCGGGCTCACGGTCGTCGGCTTCCTCCGCGGCTCCTCGATGGTGGTCTACTCGGGCGCCGAGCGGATCGTGGTGACCGAGGCCCACCCCGCCGAATCGCACTCCGCCGAACCCGCGGACTCGACACAGAAAGCGATGGCCTGA